The Roseofilum reptotaenium CS-1145 genome includes a region encoding these proteins:
- a CDS encoding Ycf66 family protein, with protein sequence MARILALAVGLGSFAFYMAFFFFPEVYRRKSDFIWSGLGFLYALTLWFCAGRFTGAVMLGQMAAVPLLLYLGWETLTLRRQLTPAGQQTPVEGEQLKQNGLGALNRFLKRSPAPEVAVPTPETPEPETPVTEEETSPETPISVGGSETVSEPELSVEELPVSEPEPAELPVSPEPESQPEPEVVQGGAESKDEEIGEIETIEEIEDQGAIAPDAPDESTIESEPEPDEFEEFSEPVVPPTPVPSSSPTPPQPKSKTLSGLFGFFDSLKSRFQKSKPSEMSSSDAETWAEEEPELSTPMPEASEAESVEEPVAEAPETPEAESVEETIAEVPEPPEAESVEEPVAEAPETPEAESAEEPVAEAPEPPEAESAEEPVAEAPEPPEAESAEEPVAEAPETPEPPSPEEAQAPEKQPTEETDASVAPAEPETVPDEEIPSEELSEPENDEIPPPSGSDLPETVSESSEETKEEGVESSIEAETEAVSENNEETEPESTDSQESKPSHSRSSRRKKRR encoded by the coding sequence ATTCTTCTTTTTTCCAGAGGTTTATCGGCGTAAAAGTGATTTTATCTGGAGTGGGTTAGGCTTTCTCTATGCTCTAACCCTATGGTTTTGTGCCGGACGGTTTACGGGTGCGGTGATGCTCGGCCAAATGGCTGCTGTTCCCCTGTTGTTGTATCTAGGTTGGGAAACTTTAACCTTACGTCGCCAATTAACCCCTGCTGGTCAACAAACTCCTGTGGAGGGGGAACAGTTAAAGCAGAATGGCTTAGGCGCTTTAAATCGTTTCTTGAAGAGGTCTCCTGCTCCAGAGGTTGCTGTCCCTACCCCTGAAACACCAGAACCGGAAACTCCTGTTACTGAAGAAGAAACGTCTCCAGAGACTCCTATTTCTGTAGGAGGCTCCGAAACGGTGAGTGAACCAGAACTGAGTGTGGAGGAATTGCCCGTTTCGGAGCCAGAACCTGCCGAATTACCGGTTTCGCCTGAACCTGAATCTCAGCCAGAACCAGAGGTGGTGCAAGGGGGAGCTGAATCGAAAGATGAAGAGATAGGGGAGATAGAAACAATTGAGGAAATCGAGGATCAAGGGGCGATCGCCCCAGATGCTCCGGATGAGAGTACGATAGAGTCGGAGCCTGAGCCTGATGAATTTGAGGAATTCTCTGAACCCGTTGTTCCACCAACGCCCGTTCCTTCATCATCTCCGACTCCTCCACAACCGAAATCGAAAACTCTATCGGGGTTATTCGGTTTCTTTGATAGTCTCAAAAGTCGATTCCAAAAGTCGAAGCCTTCGGAAATGTCTTCTTCAGATGCAGAAACTTGGGCTGAAGAAGAGCCAGAGTTATCAACGCCAATGCCAGAAGCCTCAGAAGCCGAAAGTGTAGAGGAACCCGTCGCTGAAGCGCCAGAAACGCCAGAAGCCGAAAGTGTAGAGGAAACTATCGCTGAAGTGCCAGAACCTCCCGAAGCCGAAAGTGTAGAGGAACCCGTCGCTGAAGCGCCAGAAACGCCAGAAGCCGAAAGTGCAGAGGAACCCGTCGCTGAAGCGCCAGAACCTCCCGAAGCCGAAAGTGCAGAGGAACCCGTCGCTGAAGCGCCAGAACCTCCCGAAGCCGAAAGTGCAGAGGAACCCGTTGCTGAAGCACCGGAAACCCCAGAACCTCCCAGCCCAGAAGAAGCGCAAGCACCAGAAAAACAGCCCACAGAAGAGACTGACGCATCCGTTGCACCTGCTGAACCGGAGACCGTGCCAGACGAGGAAATTCCCTCAGAAGAGCTTTCTGAACCGGAAAATGACGAAATTCCACCTCCTTCAGGTTCGGACTTGCCGGAGACTGTTTCAGAGTCTTCTGAGGAGACGAAAGAAGAGGGAGTGGAGTCCTCTATAGAAGCGGAAACTGAAGCAGTGTCAGAAAACAATGAAGAGACCGAACCTGAATCGACAGACTCTCAGGAGAGCAAACCCTCTCATTCTCGGTCTTCAAGACGTAAAAAACGCAGATAA
- the ileS gene encoding isoleucine--tRNA ligase, with protein sequence MTAAKDYKTTVHLPQTGFDMRANAPKKEPELQKFWAEHQIYEKLSQENPGDVFILHDGPPYANGSLHMGHALNKILKDIINKYKLLQGHKVRYVPGWDCHGLPIELKVLQAMKGEERKQLTPITLRQKAAEFAQKTVDEQRESFKRYGVWGNWENPYLTLTPEYEAAQIEVFGQMVLKGYIYRGLKPVHWSPSSRTALAEAELEYPEGHTSDSIYGAFRMVHLNDGVFSELNPFMPDLGVAIWTTTPWTIPGNLAVAVNPGLTYAVVETPWGEAPTSKTRSKGFGKGSDAEPESTGKGTLPKYILVAEGAIARLCEELEIKLTLKATVKGKDLEHCTYQHPLFNRESPVVMGGDYVTTESGTGLVHTAPGHGQDDFIVGQRYGLPVLSPVNDAGDLTQLAGKFAGLNVLKDANPAIIEALTEAGALIKQSPYVHKYPYDWRTKKPTIFRATEQWFASVDKFRETALEAIASVKWIPSSGENRITSMVQERSDWCISRQRSWGLPIPVFYHQETREALLTEETIAHVKDIIREQGSDAWWTLSVEELLPPKYQKEAKNYRKGMDTMDVWFDSGCSWAGVAAARQELKYPVDLYLEGSDQHRGWFQSSLLTSVATQGMAPYKSVLTHGFALDEQGRKMSKSLGNVVDPFDIINGGKNKKEAPPYGADVLRLWVSSVDYSSDVPIGKTILKQLADVYRKIRNTSRFLLGNLYDFDPERDRVPYEEMPELDQYMLHRMGEVFAQVTEAFESYQFFRFFQTVQNFCVVDLSNFYLDIAKDRLYISAENGKRRRSCQTVLAISIENLARAIAPVLSHMAEDIWQNLPYKTSHESVFQSGWLVTEPYWHNPPLAEKWTKLRQIRTEVNKVLEGARNAKAIGSALEAKVLLYVSDAKIKEDLEAFNPQLSVALKPQPQPVAEIPESALGEGSPRSSLEDQTFHQPAPTEPVGSDASSATPPAEGSLGEFLQLAIQWWNQWRQWVKDYPRAFLTLFTLLGGAATLNVGWTTAHTMLKLPIVSLLLELVGIIYTIWFVRQRLFYAQERSALLSQVNTAVQEFIGTQTPPKPMDEGSPVAEQVTSTPVSDPTTSLRKDTVEKPSKTPEAVTIGNGVDELRYLFITSQVELVDNIKAVEGLEHKAVVDNLGIGVVKAEGEKCDRCWNYSTHVGESAEHPTLCERCVSALDGEF encoded by the coding sequence GTGACAGCAGCAAAAGACTATAAAACTACCGTCCATTTGCCCCAAACTGGCTTTGATATGCGGGCAAATGCACCGAAAAAAGAACCTGAACTGCAAAAATTTTGGGCAGAACATCAGATTTATGAAAAGCTTTCCCAGGAGAATCCAGGGGATGTGTTTATTCTCCATGATGGGCCGCCCTACGCTAATGGTTCTCTGCATATGGGCCATGCTTTGAATAAAATCCTGAAGGATATTATTAATAAATACAAGTTGCTACAAGGCCATAAAGTCCGGTATGTACCGGGGTGGGACTGTCATGGGCTGCCCATTGAACTGAAGGTGCTTCAAGCGATGAAAGGGGAGGAGCGCAAGCAGTTGACTCCTATTACATTACGGCAAAAAGCGGCTGAGTTTGCCCAAAAAACGGTTGATGAACAACGGGAAAGTTTTAAACGCTACGGGGTTTGGGGGAATTGGGAGAATCCTTATTTAACGTTGACTCCCGAATATGAGGCGGCCCAAATTGAGGTGTTTGGGCAAATGGTACTCAAGGGCTATATTTATCGAGGTCTCAAACCGGTACATTGGAGTCCGAGTTCTCGCACAGCTCTGGCTGAGGCAGAGTTGGAGTATCCAGAGGGGCATACGTCCGATAGTATTTATGGGGCGTTCCGGATGGTGCATCTGAATGATGGGGTGTTTTCGGAACTCAATCCGTTTATGCCGGATCTGGGGGTAGCGATTTGGACAACGACACCTTGGACAATTCCCGGAAATTTGGCAGTAGCGGTGAATCCAGGGTTGACCTATGCGGTAGTAGAAACGCCTTGGGGTGAAGCTCCAACGAGCAAGACTCGGAGTAAGGGGTTTGGGAAAGGGAGTGATGCAGAACCGGAATCTACGGGTAAGGGGACGCTGCCGAAGTATATTTTGGTGGCAGAAGGGGCGATCGCCCGCCTCTGTGAAGAACTAGAGATTAAACTGACGCTGAAGGCAACGGTGAAAGGGAAAGATTTGGAGCATTGCACCTATCAACATCCTTTGTTTAATCGCGAGTCACCGGTTGTGATGGGTGGCGATTATGTGACGACGGAGTCTGGAACAGGCTTAGTTCATACAGCTCCCGGCCATGGTCAAGATGACTTTATTGTCGGTCAGCGCTATGGTTTGCCAGTGTTGTCGCCAGTGAATGACGCGGGTGATTTGACCCAATTGGCGGGTAAGTTTGCGGGATTAAATGTGCTAAAGGATGCGAATCCAGCGATTATTGAAGCGCTGACTGAAGCGGGTGCATTAATCAAACAATCGCCCTATGTACATAAGTATCCTTACGATTGGCGCACCAAAAAACCAACGATTTTCCGGGCAACTGAGCAATGGTTTGCGTCGGTGGATAAGTTCCGGGAAACGGCTTTAGAGGCGATCGCGTCGGTGAAATGGATTCCGTCTTCTGGCGAAAACCGGATTACATCCATGGTGCAAGAGAGATCGGACTGGTGTATTTCCAGACAGCGGAGTTGGGGATTGCCCATTCCCGTGTTCTACCATCAGGAAACCAGAGAAGCTCTGTTAACGGAAGAAACGATCGCTCATGTGAAGGATATTATCCGCGAGCAGGGTTCCGATGCCTGGTGGACTCTTTCCGTAGAAGAGTTATTACCGCCCAAATACCAGAAAGAGGCGAAGAACTATCGCAAAGGCATGGATACCATGGATGTGTGGTTTGACTCTGGCTGTTCCTGGGCAGGTGTGGCAGCGGCACGGCAAGAGTTGAAGTATCCCGTGGATTTGTATTTGGAAGGCTCCGATCAACACCGGGGCTGGTTCCAGTCCAGTTTGCTCACCAGTGTGGCAACTCAGGGAATGGCTCCCTATAAAAGTGTTCTCACCCATGGGTTTGCTTTGGATGAACAGGGACGGAAAATGAGTAAGTCTCTGGGGAATGTGGTCGATCCGTTCGACATTATTAACGGCGGTAAGAATAAGAAGGAGGCTCCTCCCTATGGAGCGGATGTGCTGCGTCTGTGGGTGTCCTCGGTGGACTATTCTTCCGATGTCCCCATTGGTAAAACAATTCTGAAACAGTTGGCGGATGTCTATCGCAAGATTCGTAATACCTCCCGGTTCCTGTTGGGGAATTTATATGATTTCGATCCAGAGCGCGATCGCGTCCCCTATGAGGAAATGCCAGAATTAGACCAGTATATGTTGCATCGCATGGGGGAAGTGTTCGCCCAAGTCACTGAAGCGTTTGAAAGTTATCAGTTTTTCCGCTTCTTCCAAACGGTGCAGAATTTCTGCGTAGTGGACTTGTCCAACTTCTATCTGGATATTGCTAAAGATCGGCTCTATATCAGTGCCGAAAATGGCAAACGTCGCCGCAGTTGCCAGACGGTATTGGCGATCTCTATCGAAAATCTAGCACGGGCGATCGCTCCGGTACTCTCCCACATGGCAGAAGACATCTGGCAAAATCTACCCTACAAAACGTCCCATGAGTCCGTATTCCAGTCTGGATGGTTGGTGACGGAACCCTATTGGCACAATCCTCCATTAGCCGAAAAATGGACAAAACTGCGTCAAATTCGTACAGAAGTTAATAAGGTGTTAGAAGGGGCACGGAATGCCAAGGCGATCGGCTCGGCTCTAGAAGCTAAAGTCTTGCTCTATGTGTCGGATGCCAAGATCAAGGAAGACTTAGAAGCCTTTAATCCTCAATTATCCGTCGCCCTCAAACCCCAACCGCAACCGGTGGCAGAAATCCCAGAGAGCGCGCTAGGGGAAGGTTCACCAAGATCTAGCTTGGAAGACCAAACCTTTCATCAACCTGCCCCTACAGAACCTGTCGGATCGGATGCTTCCTCTGCCACCCCTCCAGCAGAGGGATCGTTGGGCGAATTCCTGCAACTTGCTATCCAATGGTGGAATCAATGGCGGCAATGGGTAAAAGATTACCCCCGCGCCTTTTTAACCCTATTCACCTTACTCGGTGGCGCAGCAACCTTAAATGTGGGCTGGACAACGGCTCACACCATGCTTAAATTACCTATTGTCTCCTTACTACTCGAATTGGTCGGTATTATCTATACCATCTGGTTTGTACGTCAACGGTTGTTCTATGCACAAGAGCGCTCTGCTCTCTTGAGTCAGGTGAATACCGCAGTACAAGAGTTTATAGGAACTCAAACACCTCCGAAACCGATGGATGAGGGTTCACCCGTTGCAGAACAAGTCACTTCGACTCCAGTCAGTGATCCCACAACTTCGCTCCGTAAGGACACTGTAGAAAAACCATCCAAGACTCCAGAAGCAGTCACCATTGGTAATGGAGTGGATGAATTGCGCTATCTGTTCATCACTTCTCAGGTGGAACTGGTGGACAATATCAAGGCTGTAGAAGGGCTAGAGCATAAAGCAGTCGTCGATAATCTGGGCATTGGAGTCGTGAAAGCAGAGGGCGAAAAATGCGATCGCTGCTGGAACTATTCCACCCATGTCGGCGAAAGTGCCGAGCATCCTACTTTATGCGAACGGTGTGTTTCTGCCCTAGATGGGGAATTTTAA
- a CDS encoding sll0787 family AIR synthase-like protein, with translation MVALSDFVAQLRRSVGIRQKQDIQLAARYLGGNPDKDPQSILLGDDCAAIWQGDRYLLLATEGMLPSLVTQEPWFAGWCAVMVNVSDIYAMGGEPLAVVDTLWLPSTSESRQLWEGMQAAAEAYHVPIVGGHTNGNSPYSALSVAILGQAQHLITSFNAQEGDVLLMVIDLRGEFYQDYLFWNAATKSDRQRLRDDLAILPQIAHSGWCDAGKDISMGGVLGTALMLLETSGCGAVIDLDAIVQPINCDRMAWLQSFPSYGFLLSARSQYVPFIQNAFHERGLSCEAIGSINQSQELILKLGTERTRFWNLGEEPLMGWTSYSASRGRRVIGNG, from the coding sequence ATGGTGGCATTATCAGACTTCGTCGCCCAGTTGCGTCGTTCTGTGGGTATTCGACAGAAGCAAGATATCCAGCTTGCCGCCCGATATCTTGGTGGAAATCCGGATAAAGATCCGCAATCTATTTTACTCGGAGATGACTGTGCGGCGATTTGGCAAGGCGATCGCTATCTGTTATTGGCTACTGAGGGAATGCTCCCTTCTTTAGTCACACAAGAGCCTTGGTTTGCCGGCTGGTGTGCTGTGATGGTGAATGTGAGCGATATCTATGCCATGGGAGGCGAACCCCTTGCTGTTGTCGATACGTTGTGGTTGCCTTCAACCAGCGAGAGTCGTCAACTTTGGGAAGGGATGCAAGCCGCAGCAGAGGCGTATCATGTGCCTATCGTGGGAGGACATACGAATGGAAATAGTCCTTATAGCGCGCTCTCTGTGGCTATTTTAGGACAAGCTCAACATCTAATAACGAGTTTTAATGCCCAAGAAGGAGATGTCTTGTTGATGGTAATTGACTTACGAGGCGAATTTTATCAAGATTATCTCTTCTGGAATGCTGCCACAAAAAGCGATCGCCAACGCCTTCGCGACGATCTGGCTATTCTGCCGCAAATTGCCCATTCTGGCTGGTGCGATGCTGGCAAAGATATTAGTATGGGGGGCGTATTGGGAACAGCGCTGATGTTATTAGAAACCTCTGGATGTGGTGCAGTGATTGACTTAGACGCAATTGTCCAACCGATAAACTGCGATCGCATGGCTTGGTTACAGAGTTTTCCCAGTTACGGGTTTTTATTAAGCGCGCGATCGCAATATGTGCCTTTCATTCAGAACGCTTTTCACGAGCGGGGATTATCTTGTGAGGCAATTGGTTCTATTAATCAAAGTCAGGAATTGATTCTAAAGCTAGGAACAGAACGCACTAGATTCTGGAATTTAGGAGAAGAACCGTTGATGGGTTGGACAAGTTACAGCGCTTCGCGCGGCAGAAGGGTAATAGGTAATGGGTAA